In Symmachiella dynata, the following are encoded in one genomic region:
- a CDS encoding HTTM domain-containing protein, translating into MWANFSDKLSREVDGASLAVVRMVTAAALFVLAVGVLVTGRVPELFMSLGLHFQYPLATFVKPLPGNLPYAHMVIIALTAAAVFVGWRTRLCSVLLCAATLYWFLLDPLYYDDGYYLLALMSILVAWLPVNRWMSADRQLGRETRTTVLGWQPWLVQMQLLFVYFFSGLSKLNGDWLSGAPLVERFALADAPVGAQAAVGIAWGVMLLQLSLGFLLLWRRSRGVGLVLMTVLHFADWMWLNIGVAPVMMWALSFVFCSPDWPRRIVARLAPTITQWPFLQSGWKVTRRIGGTVDAAFSWFDDSPVFKKTTTARRSGSQTPQPKTRSETMMGEATKYCVVAWLLLQIILPLRHFAYPGDSRWTDEGRLFAWWGETYDKQGDLSMTLILPDRQLMWTINPRSEFPVPLDIMFSQAELESRGLAGGMLQDIVLANDDEVMRDLVQVRIESAGLSPEDVGRLDDASFDIARLQLSDFEHAQIMHHPELLRQYCVVVADTVAKISPGNTRPVVEAELMASLNGRALSICIPEESQLSEESFTLGPFDWIAPLNTPLPAVEQRIALVRTQGSDIDPDTVESAPSSEKTKTAEPVLAPGISEADEEWFQAAYPAHSEEE; encoded by the coding sequence ATGTGGGCAAATTTCTCTGATAAATTAAGCCGTGAAGTCGACGGTGCATCGCTGGCCGTTGTGCGGATGGTGACTGCTGCGGCGCTGTTTGTGCTGGCCGTCGGTGTGCTTGTCACCGGCCGCGTTCCCGAATTGTTTATGTCGCTGGGGTTACATTTTCAATACCCTCTGGCGACGTTCGTCAAACCGTTGCCGGGGAATCTTCCCTACGCGCACATGGTGATCATTGCTCTGACCGCCGCCGCTGTCTTCGTCGGTTGGCGGACGCGACTTTGTAGCGTGCTGTTGTGTGCGGCGACGCTGTATTGGTTTCTGCTTGATCCGCTGTATTACGACGACGGTTATTATCTGCTGGCGTTGATGTCGATTCTCGTCGCATGGCTGCCGGTCAATCGTTGGATGTCAGCCGACCGCCAACTGGGACGCGAAACCCGTACCACGGTTCTGGGATGGCAACCGTGGTTGGTGCAGATGCAGTTGTTGTTTGTCTATTTCTTCTCCGGTCTTTCAAAACTCAACGGCGATTGGCTGTCGGGTGCGCCGCTGGTCGAGCGATTCGCGCTGGCCGATGCACCCGTCGGCGCGCAGGCGGCCGTTGGCATTGCCTGGGGCGTGATGCTTCTGCAACTGAGCCTCGGTTTCCTACTGTTGTGGCGACGCAGCCGCGGCGTGGGACTGGTCTTGATGACAGTGCTGCATTTTGCGGACTGGATGTGGCTGAACATCGGTGTCGCTCCGGTCATGATGTGGGCGTTGAGCTTTGTTTTTTGCTCGCCGGATTGGCCTCGCCGGATCGTAGCGCGACTAGCTCCAACGATAACGCAGTGGCCGTTTTTGCAGTCGGGATGGAAGGTTACGCGGCGAATCGGGGGGACCGTCGACGCGGCGTTTTCCTGGTTCGACGATAGCCCCGTTTTCAAAAAGACTACCACCGCACGCCGCAGTGGTTCTCAGACCCCGCAACCGAAAACACGCAGTGAAACTATGATGGGCGAAGCGACAAAATATTGCGTCGTCGCATGGTTGTTGCTGCAAATTATTTTACCGCTGCGGCACTTCGCCTATCCCGGCGACTCCCGCTGGACCGACGAGGGACGACTCTTTGCGTGGTGGGGCGAGACCTACGACAAGCAAGGGGATTTGTCGATGACGCTCATCCTGCCGGACCGGCAATTGATGTGGACGATCAATCCCCGCAGCGAATTCCCCGTCCCGCTGGACATCATGTTTTCACAAGCGGAACTGGAAAGTCGTGGCTTGGCCGGCGGCATGTTGCAGGATATTGTGCTAGCAAACGATGATGAAGTCATGCGGGATCTAGTGCAGGTCCGCATTGAATCGGCCGGCCTTAGTCCCGAAGATGTGGGCCGTCTCGACGACGCCTCGTTCGATATCGCCCGTTTGCAACTCTCCGATTTCGAACATGCTCAGATCATGCACCATCCCGAATTGTTACGGCAATATTGTGTGGTCGTGGCTGACACGGTCGCGAAAATCAGCCCGGGAAATACCCGTCCGGTCGTCGAAGCTGAGTTGATGGCCTCATTGAATGGGCGCGCGCTATCAATTTGCATTCCCGAAGAAAGCCAACTCTCCGAAGAATCCTTTACGTTAGGCCCGTTTGATTGGATTGCCCCGCTCAACACGCCGTTGCCTGCCGTCGAACAACGAATTGCCCTTGTACGGACGCAAGGCAGCGACATCGACCCCGATACCGTCGAATCCGCTCCATCGAGCGAAAAGACCAAAACGGCCGAACCGGTGCTCGCTCCCGGGATTTCCGAAGCCGACGAGGAATGGTTTCAGGCGGCTTATCCGGCGCACTCCGAGGAGGAGTGA
- a CDS encoding DUF1549 and DUF1553 domain-containing protein, producing MKRLMVLVLVLTGVTTGAGQLRADDVADLAATIEQRISARWEAENVVPAPETDDAEFLRRVYLHLTGKIPRVSEVRAFLDNPSANKRRELVDELLESPAYIVNFTSVWRSLMIPDAEADPQFGGGIPAFEAWLRKQLTNDVRYDVMVRELLTAAENAPRPNFNPGMPVESSPSAYFQSKQNKPEVIAAGVSRLFLGVRLECAQCHDHPFAKWQQKDFWQFAAFFGGPGSGKTMIPETKQVVEATYLSGEKAVSKPGTSDYRGDLGDWLTSRENPYFARAAVNRMWYHLFGTGLVDPVDDFDENNPPSHPELLDELAEAFAAHDFDIKFLLRSIVASRAYQLTSRQTDDSQSDPRLYAKMAIQGLTTEQLFDSLAEATGFFESNADRNPLNINDSSERAKFRQLFGNEAGGPVDAETTILQALALMNGEFVETATDLGQSTTLTAVAESPFLDTPERIRTLFLAALSRYPSGPELEKMVAYVDSGGSTDDSKTALGDVFWALLNSSEFILNH from the coding sequence ATGAAGCGCTTGATGGTCTTGGTGCTTGTGCTGACCGGTGTAACAACCGGAGCAGGGCAACTCCGCGCCGATGATGTGGCTGATTTAGCGGCAACCATTGAACAGCGGATCTCAGCGCGGTGGGAGGCGGAAAACGTCGTTCCCGCTCCCGAGACGGATGATGCGGAGTTTTTGCGCCGCGTCTATTTGCATTTGACGGGCAAAATCCCTCGCGTGTCGGAAGTGCGTGCCTTTCTGGACAATCCGTCCGCCAATAAACGTCGCGAATTGGTCGACGAATTATTGGAAAGCCCTGCGTACATCGTCAACTTCACCAGCGTCTGGCGGTCTTTGATGATTCCCGATGCGGAAGCGGATCCTCAATTCGGTGGCGGCATTCCCGCCTTCGAGGCTTGGTTGCGCAAACAACTCACCAACGACGTGCGGTACGATGTGATGGTCCGTGAGTTGCTGACTGCCGCCGAGAATGCGCCGCGCCCGAATTTCAACCCCGGAATGCCGGTCGAGTCCAGTCCCTCCGCGTACTTTCAGTCCAAACAAAACAAGCCGGAAGTCATCGCCGCTGGTGTCTCGCGGCTGTTTTTGGGTGTTCGATTAGAATGTGCCCAATGTCACGATCATCCATTTGCAAAATGGCAGCAAAAGGACTTCTGGCAGTTCGCCGCCTTCTTTGGCGGGCCGGGCAGTGGAAAAACGATGATTCCGGAAACAAAACAGGTCGTCGAAGCCACGTACTTGAGCGGGGAGAAGGCTGTTTCCAAACCGGGAACTTCAGATTATCGCGGCGACCTCGGCGATTGGCTAACGAGCCGCGAGAATCCTTATTTCGCCCGTGCCGCGGTGAATCGAATGTGGTACCACTTGTTCGGTACGGGGTTGGTCGACCCGGTCGATGATTTCGATGAGAACAATCCGCCCAGTCATCCCGAGTTGTTGGACGAATTGGCCGAAGCGTTTGCCGCGCATGACTTTGACATCAAATTCTTGCTGCGGAGCATTGTGGCGAGCCGAGCGTATCAACTCACGAGTCGGCAAACCGACGATAGCCAGTCCGATCCGCGGCTGTATGCAAAAATGGCGATTCAAGGTTTGACCACCGAACAACTGTTTGACAGTTTGGCTGAGGCGACCGGATTTTTTGAATCCAACGCCGATCGCAATCCGTTGAATATCAACGACAGTTCTGAACGGGCGAAATTTCGGCAACTGTTCGGCAACGAAGCGGGTGGACCGGTCGATGCGGAAACGACCATTCTGCAAGCGTTGGCCTTGATGAACGGCGAATTTGTTGAAACAGCTACCGACCTTGGCCAAAGCACGACCTTGACGGCAGTGGCTGAGTCGCCATTTTTGGACACACCGGAGCGGATTCGCACGTTGTTTTTAGCGGCGCTGTCCCGTTATCCCTCAGGGCCGGAACTTGAAAAAATGGTCGCGTACGTCGATTCGGGCGGCTCGACGGATGATTCCAAAACGGCATTGGGAGACGTATTTTGGGCGTTGCTCAATAGTAGCGAATTCATTTTAAACCATTAA
- a CDS encoding DUF1501 domain-containing protein, producing MLKATRRDWMSMTAGGLLGASMSRWMPLLAADTAAAAERKRSCILLWMPGGPSQMDTFDLKPEHKNGGEFSEIETSVPGIRISEHLPQLAKQMDECAIVRSMSTKEGDHGRATYLMRTGYLPQGPLRHPTLGSLFSKELAQTEADLPNFISVAPYRFLSPAAFGPGYLGPQFAPLVVGSAQPGQNDDDENSLQVENLKLSDAVNTAQAGARLQLLEEIENGFRAQRPGVAVNSHKAAYDQAVRMMQAGGAAAFDLTEESDETRDQYGRNRFGQGCLLARRLVERGVPFVEVSLSSAAGNAALGWDSHQNNFETVKDLSEVLDAAWATLMTDLKQRGLLDSTLIVWMGEFGRTPVINANAGRDHFPAAWSTVLAGGGIKGGQVHGKTGEDGMQVAENPVTTPDLLATICAALGIDPQKQNMSNVGRPVRIVDPEAKPIQEVLA from the coding sequence ATGTTGAAAGCCACACGACGCGATTGGATGAGCATGACGGCCGGCGGACTGCTGGGGGCTTCGATGTCGCGGTGGATGCCGCTACTGGCAGCCGATACCGCTGCGGCCGCCGAACGAAAACGTTCCTGCATTCTGTTGTGGATGCCGGGCGGGCCGAGCCAGATGGATACGTTCGACCTCAAGCCGGAGCACAAAAACGGCGGTGAATTCAGCGAGATCGAAACGTCCGTGCCGGGTATTCGCATCAGCGAACACCTGCCGCAATTAGCGAAACAGATGGACGAGTGCGCGATCGTGCGTTCCATGAGCACCAAAGAGGGAGATCATGGGCGAGCGACGTATTTGATGCGGACCGGTTATTTGCCGCAAGGGCCGCTTCGTCACCCGACGCTGGGATCGTTGTTCTCTAAGGAACTCGCGCAAACCGAGGCCGATTTGCCGAATTTTATCAGTGTGGCTCCGTATCGTTTTCTCAGTCCCGCCGCTTTTGGGCCGGGATATCTGGGCCCGCAATTCGCCCCACTGGTCGTCGGCTCCGCGCAGCCGGGCCAGAATGATGATGACGAGAACTCCCTACAAGTTGAAAACCTGAAACTCTCCGATGCGGTGAACACGGCGCAAGCCGGTGCTCGATTGCAGCTATTGGAGGAAATCGAAAACGGCTTTCGCGCGCAACGTCCTGGTGTGGCCGTCAACAGCCATAAAGCAGCCTACGATCAAGCAGTGCGGATGATGCAAGCCGGCGGCGCTGCCGCCTTTGACCTGACCGAAGAGTCGGACGAAACACGCGACCAATACGGTCGCAACCGCTTCGGACAAGGCTGCTTGCTGGCGCGGCGATTGGTGGAACGGGGCGTGCCGTTCGTCGAAGTGTCGCTCAGCAGTGCCGCGGGAAACGCCGCACTCGGTTGGGATTCGCATCAAAACAATTTCGAAACCGTTAAGGACCTCAGCGAGGTGCTGGATGCTGCCTGGGCCACTTTGATGACCGATTTGAAACAGCGGGGTCTGTTGGATTCGACATTGATTGTCTGGATGGGTGAGTTCGGTCGTACCCCGGTGATCAACGCCAATGCCGGCCGCGATCATTTCCCAGCCGCGTGGTCGACCGTGTTGGCCGGCGGTGGGATCAAAGGGGGACAGGTTCACGGCAAGACGGGCGAGGATGGTATGCAGGTGGCTGAGAACCCGGTCACGACTCCCGACTTACTCGCGACAATTTGTGCGGCATTGGGAATCGATCCCCAGAAACAAAATATGTCCAACGTCGGCCGCCCGGTGCGTATTGTTGATCCCGAAGCGAAGCCGATTCAGGAGGTGTTGGCATGA
- a CDS encoding extracellular solute-binding protein → MRHFCLLAATIVVGLSLSGCAAESGPPPLVVYCAHDSLYADEVLKKFTEQTGIEVTPRYDTEATKSLGLVQQLIREKDQPRCDVFWNNQVLGTLQLKQEGVLEPYQGPGYERIPDAFKDPDGEWTGFAARLRVYIVNTEAMTATDEALQQALAADDLSQAAIAKPLFGTTLSHYSVLWDVWGPDKLKAWHADLRERGIREATGNATVKNLVAEGVCQWGLTDTDDFYVAADEGKPVEMLPVRVDEQATICIPNSVAIIKGTQQKARAQQLVDFLLSEETELAMAASKSRQIPLGPVDESKLSAEVKQLKEWAAPGYPLAGLAEARAQCLAWLKAEYAP, encoded by the coding sequence ATGCGACATTTTTGTTTGCTGGCTGCAACCATCGTAGTGGGCCTGAGCCTGTCGGGTTGTGCGGCGGAATCGGGACCACCGCCGCTGGTGGTGTATTGTGCGCACGATTCGCTGTACGCAGATGAGGTCCTCAAGAAATTCACCGAACAAACCGGCATCGAGGTCACACCCCGCTATGACACCGAAGCGACAAAGTCGTTGGGGTTGGTGCAGCAACTGATTCGCGAAAAAGATCAGCCCCGTTGCGATGTGTTTTGGAATAACCAAGTCCTGGGAACACTTCAACTCAAGCAAGAGGGCGTGCTCGAACCGTATCAAGGTCCGGGGTATGAACGGATTCCCGACGCTTTCAAAGATCCTGACGGAGAGTGGACCGGCTTTGCAGCACGGTTGCGAGTTTATATTGTCAACACCGAGGCCATGACGGCGACAGATGAGGCGCTGCAACAGGCATTAGCAGCCGATGATCTGTCGCAAGCGGCAATTGCCAAGCCGCTGTTCGGCACGACGTTGTCGCACTACAGCGTCTTGTGGGATGTATGGGGACCTGACAAATTGAAGGCCTGGCATGCCGACCTGCGCGAACGCGGCATTCGCGAGGCGACCGGCAATGCGACGGTCAAAAACCTAGTCGCCGAGGGAGTCTGCCAATGGGGACTGACCGACACCGACGACTTCTACGTGGCGGCTGACGAGGGCAAACCGGTCGAGATGTTGCCGGTGCGCGTCGATGAGCAAGCGACGATTTGCATCCCCAATTCCGTCGCCATCATTAAGGGAACCCAGCAAAAAGCCCGTGCTCAGCAATTGGTGGATTTTCTGCTCTCCGAGGAAACGGAACTAGCAATGGCTGCCTCGAAGTCGCGGCAGATTCCTTTGGGACCGGTGGACGAATCGAAGCTATCCGCTGAGGTCAAACAACTCAAGGAGTGGGCGGCGCCGGGATATCCCTTGGCCGGGCTTGCCGAAGCGCGGGCCCAATGTTTGGCTTGGCTCAAAGCGGAGTACGCGCCGTGA
- a CDS encoding ATP-binding cassette domain-containing protein, with product MSAPLWRLDEITLAGNDRPRLTGVSCEIPPGVTAVIGYSGAGKTSLLNLLVGFERPGRGQVTRIYDDPGDRLPLFWVPQEDGLWPHESAAEHLRIMAAGAEDAEERVKNLLSAFDLLDKSAAYPDLMSQGERARLSVARALASRAAVLVMDEPLVHVDPAREEKYWRAIRNHLSDTNTSLVIATHSPETVLREAQHALCLKSGRLLHQGPVDNLYYDPQTPEMAEFLGAANWLPQHEAQQWCIDTQRESPCFRPEQIKIRPAEQSPLVVQSAHFSGSLEEVELLNEDSQQRRTFFHRPAGSGLRHGVRVAIHVCLLLLACGISLGCDQEDGPQLNVSEVNHWISPPMGARIPRPRGLAIGDNDEVLCLDNGGRLLVFDEHGKLLRQWEMPDHAIGKPEGVCLLTDGRIAVADTHYHRVVFFDKVGNVLSYLGGEGQEDGQFLFPVALCQDESEHIYVCEYGGDHRVQKFTADGEHLLTFGTFGTDEGQFQRPSGIVWDDGRLYIADAINNRVQVFSDAGKFIEVLGETTGGLVLEYPYDITLDRATNDLYIIEYGAGRVTKTNLAGKLLGRFGKTSRNNDGFLKPWGVAIDTHQRLRVADTENHRIVELKL from the coding sequence ATGAGTGCTCCACTTTGGCGATTGGACGAGATCACGTTAGCGGGCAATGACCGTCCGCGCTTGACCGGCGTGTCGTGCGAAATTCCGCCGGGCGTGACGGCTGTGATTGGGTATTCAGGAGCCGGGAAAACGTCGCTGTTGAACCTGCTGGTCGGGTTTGAACGGCCTGGGCGGGGGCAGGTGACGCGGATCTATGACGATCCCGGTGACCGGCTGCCGCTGTTTTGGGTGCCGCAGGAAGATGGGTTGTGGCCGCACGAATCTGCGGCTGAACACCTGCGAATTATGGCTGCCGGGGCTGAAGACGCCGAGGAACGGGTCAAAAACCTGTTATCGGCGTTCGATTTATTAGACAAATCCGCCGCTTATCCGGATCTGATGTCCCAGGGGGAGCGTGCGCGGCTGTCAGTCGCGCGGGCTTTGGCCAGCCGGGCCGCCGTCCTGGTGATGGACGAACCTCTCGTCCACGTCGATCCGGCACGCGAGGAGAAATATTGGCGGGCCATTCGAAACCACCTCAGTGATACGAACACATCGTTGGTGATTGCCACGCATTCACCGGAAACCGTCCTGCGAGAAGCACAGCACGCGTTGTGCCTTAAGTCCGGGCGATTATTGCACCAAGGACCGGTCGACAACTTGTATTACGACCCTCAAACTCCTGAAATGGCTGAATTTCTCGGCGCGGCGAATTGGTTGCCGCAGCACGAGGCTCAGCAGTGGTGCATCGACACCCAGCGGGAATCCCCCTGTTTTCGGCCGGAACAAATCAAAATTCGCCCAGCCGAACAAAGCCCGCTGGTCGTGCAATCGGCACATTTTTCGGGCAGCCTCGAAGAAGTTGAGTTGCTCAACGAAGACTCTCAACAGCGGCGCACCTTTTTTCATCGTCCGGCCGGAAGTGGGCTTCGCCACGGTGTCCGGGTGGCGATTCATGTTTGTCTATTGTTGTTGGCCTGTGGAATTTCACTGGGGTGCGACCAAGAGGACGGGCCGCAGTTGAATGTTAGCGAGGTCAATCATTGGATTTCGCCGCCGATGGGGGCGCGAATCCCGCGTCCACGTGGTTTGGCGATCGGCGACAACGACGAAGTGCTCTGCCTCGACAATGGAGGACGGCTGTTGGTGTTTGATGAACACGGCAAATTGTTGCGACAATGGGAAATGCCCGATCATGCCATCGGCAAGCCGGAAGGGGTCTGCCTGTTGACCGACGGGCGGATTGCCGTTGCCGATACGCATTACCACCGTGTGGTGTTCTTCGATAAAGTCGGAAATGTGCTCTCCTATCTGGGGGGCGAAGGCCAGGAGGATGGGCAGTTCTTGTTTCCCGTCGCCCTGTGCCAGGATGAGAGTGAACATATCTACGTCTGTGAATACGGTGGCGACCACCGCGTGCAGAAATTTACCGCAGACGGTGAACATCTACTAACCTTTGGCACATTCGGCACCGATGAGGGCCAATTCCAACGCCCCAGTGGCATCGTCTGGGACGATGGCCGATTGTACATCGCCGACGCGATTAATAACCGGGTGCAGGTGTTTAGCGACGCGGGTAAGTTTATCGAGGTCTTGGGAGAAACAACGGGCGGATTGGTGCTGGAGTATCCGTACGACATCACGTTAGATCGGGCTACCAACGACTTGTATATCATCGAGTACGGTGCCGGGCGGGTCACGAAAACAAATCTGGCCGGCAAGCTGCTAGGGCGCTTCGGCAAGACCAGTCGCAACAATGATGGATTCCTCAAACCCTGGGGCGTGGCGATCGACACGCATCAACGGTTACGGGTGGCGGACACGGAAAACCATCGCATCGTGGAGTTGAAACTGTGA
- a CDS encoding VWA domain-containing protein encodes MKWKQRLQSVFPSPPRRVTWTDALPLILFLASYAVVCFVLEWRNVLLFANPIAFCLMGMTVWVWWMHLCGLSGLSRRRQMFAFITRLCLVGLLVMVLAEPRSVRRQDGLAVVYLVDISDSIGDRTVDEAFQFIAETASQKPKNDMVGIIVFGRHAAVELPTHTTLALNEGITVNSLVDRDATNLEEALSLAAAMIPEDHQGRIVLMSDGTETEGNLSDVVDQLTAREIAIDVMPIEYNHENEVWLERLELPENVKIGENYQAAVILSSLKKGSGKLTLLENGNAIFEERVDFDAGKNRYVVPIYLREAGYYEYTARIDTATDTDNLSQNNEALNYLYLAGEGRILLVNDPEGDPRDSETLARAIRESKRKLDIATAYDVPRDAMSLMPYDCVIFNNVAADMFDTVQMEAVKDAARNFGIGFVMVGGPNSYGPGGYHRTAIEEALPVTMDITKKKVLPMGALAIILHTCEFADGNTWGKRITKQAIKVLGARDEAGVLAYTENGEEWVFELTPVAEIDMMLRKINGAVIGDMPSFANTMQLGLKGLKASDASAKHMIIISDGDPGPPSKALIDDYRAAGVSVSMVAIFPHGGQDISKMRRVAAVTGGRYYFPASPNELPSIFIKESKTLKRSMIQNKTITPELENDLDGVLKGIDTMPQLRGYVLTTAKNDHSVRTILKAPNEEDELEPILSIWRYGLGTTAAFTSDLSPNWAADWMDWDKYRTFVEQLLTRVSRVEKTGNLRMRSFASGSQGVLQVEDFHENETFLEVQAVVSGPNGIEETLALKQVGPRRYQATMPLRAKGRYQVRAVGVGEGRKDETHGGFLVPYSPEYLRFRSNPTVLNSLSRKTAGESLADQKDPVKTIYETRRKPRMSSLPIFFWFLIALACLIPLDVAIRRIQIDKHVIKGLLGLNKKAGASGQLMGALLERKRTVGSALDSQRATTSSKSRPQTQTRPTTAARQAAKKPDTAAKPPQQETSPENMSTTERLLRMKRQRSDDEEPT; translated from the coding sequence GTGAAGTGGAAACAGAGACTCCAGAGCGTTTTTCCCAGCCCTCCGCGACGGGTGACCTGGACCGATGCGCTGCCGTTGATTCTGTTTCTTGCCAGCTATGCGGTTGTCTGTTTTGTGTTGGAATGGCGGAATGTGTTGCTGTTTGCCAACCCGATCGCGTTTTGCCTGATGGGGATGACCGTTTGGGTCTGGTGGATGCATCTCTGCGGTTTGAGCGGGCTGAGTCGTCGGCGGCAGATGTTTGCATTCATCACGCGGCTCTGTCTGGTCGGATTGCTGGTGATGGTGCTGGCCGAACCGCGTTCGGTGCGGCGTCAGGACGGATTGGCGGTGGTCTATTTGGTCGACATCTCGGATTCGATCGGTGACCGCACAGTCGACGAAGCCTTTCAGTTTATCGCCGAAACTGCCAGCCAAAAGCCGAAGAATGACATGGTGGGGATCATCGTCTTTGGTCGGCACGCGGCTGTCGAATTGCCGACGCACACGACGTTGGCACTCAACGAAGGCATCACCGTCAACTCGCTGGTCGATCGGGATGCGACCAATCTCGAAGAGGCGCTTTCGCTCGCCGCAGCCATGATTCCCGAAGATCATCAAGGGCGAATTGTGTTGATGAGCGATGGGACGGAAACCGAGGGGAATCTGTCGGACGTCGTTGATCAATTGACCGCGCGGGAAATCGCCATCGATGTGATGCCGATTGAATACAACCACGAGAACGAAGTCTGGCTGGAGCGGTTAGAACTGCCCGAGAACGTCAAAATCGGCGAAAACTATCAGGCGGCCGTGATTCTCTCGTCACTCAAAAAGGGATCCGGCAAGCTGACCTTGCTGGAAAACGGCAACGCCATCTTCGAGGAGCGTGTCGATTTCGATGCGGGCAAAAACCGCTACGTGGTGCCGATTTATCTCCGTGAAGCGGGATACTATGAATACACCGCTCGCATCGATACCGCGACCGATACGGACAATCTCAGCCAAAACAATGAAGCGCTGAATTACCTGTATTTGGCAGGCGAGGGGCGAATCCTGCTGGTGAATGATCCGGAAGGGGATCCCCGCGATTCCGAAACGTTGGCCCGCGCCATCCGCGAATCAAAACGCAAGCTTGATATCGCCACGGCCTACGACGTGCCCCGCGATGCGATGTCGTTGATGCCTTATGACTGTGTGATCTTCAACAACGTTGCCGCCGACATGTTCGACACGGTTCAGATGGAGGCGGTCAAGGATGCGGCGCGGAATTTTGGCATCGGCTTTGTGATGGTCGGCGGGCCGAATAGCTACGGTCCCGGTGGGTATCACCGCACAGCAATCGAAGAGGCGCTGCCGGTGACAATGGACATCACCAAAAAGAAGGTGCTGCCGATGGGAGCGCTGGCCATCATTTTGCATACCTGCGAATTCGCCGACGGCAACACCTGGGGCAAGCGGATTACCAAACAGGCGATCAAAGTCCTCGGCGCGCGAGACGAAGCAGGGGTACTGGCCTACACCGAAAATGGCGAGGAATGGGTCTTTGAACTAACCCCCGTTGCGGAAATCGACATGATGCTCCGCAAGATCAACGGCGCGGTGATCGGCGACATGCCGAGCTTTGCCAACACGATGCAATTGGGGCTTAAAGGACTCAAGGCCAGCGACGCCTCGGCAAAGCATATGATCATCATCTCCGACGGCGATCCCGGTCCGCCGTCAAAAGCCTTGATCGACGACTACCGCGCAGCCGGAGTGAGCGTCTCCATGGTGGCCATTTTTCCGCATGGGGGACAGGACATCTCCAAAATGCGTCGCGTCGCTGCGGTGACGGGTGGCCGGTATTATTTCCCCGCCAGCCCGAATGAATTGCCTTCGATTTTTATTAAGGAATCCAAAACGCTCAAGCGGAGCATGATCCAAAACAAGACGATCACGCCCGAGTTGGAAAACGACCTCGACGGCGTGCTCAAAGGGATCGACACCATGCCGCAACTGCGCGGGTATGTGCTCACCACTGCCAAAAACGATCACAGTGTGCGGACGATTCTCAAAGCTCCCAACGAAGAGGATGAACTAGAACCGATCCTCTCGATCTGGCGGTACGGTCTGGGAACCACAGCCGCTTTTACTTCGGATCTGTCTCCCAACTGGGCAGCGGATTGGATGGATTGGGACAAGTACCGCACATTTGTCGAACAATTGCTGACCCGGGTTTCTCGTGTGGAAAAAACGGGCAACTTGCGAATGCGCAGCTTCGCTTCCGGAAGTCAGGGGGTCCTGCAGGTTGAGGACTTTCACGAGAATGAAACATTTCTGGAAGTGCAAGCAGTCGTTTCCGGTCCGAATGGAATTGAGGAAACATTGGCCCTCAAGCAGGTCGGACCGCGGCGTTATCAAGCCACCATGCCACTGCGAGCCAAGGGCCGTTATCAAGTCCGGGCGGTCGGTGTCGGCGAAGGACGTAAGGACGAAACGCACGGCGGATTTCTGGTTCCCTATTCGCCGGAATACTTACGGTTTCGATCTAACCCGACTGTCCTGAACAGCCTCAGTCGCAAGACCGCCGGGGAGAGTCTTGCCGATCAAAAGGATCCGGTCAAAACCATCTACGAAACCCGCCGCAAACCACGCATGAGTTCGTTGCCGATTTTCTTCTGGTTTCTCATTGCCCTGGCCTGTTTGATTCCCTTGGATGTTGCCATTCGCCGTATTCAAATCGACAAGCACGTGATCAAAGGCCTGCTGGGATTGAACAAAAAGGCCGGAGCCTCGGGCCAGTTGATGGGCGCATTGTTGGAACGCAAACGGACCGTGGGCAGCGCACTCGATTCTCAGCGGGCGACCACCTCCAGCAAGTCACGCCCGCAAACTCAAACACGTCCCACGACCGCAGCGCGGCAAGCGGCCAAGAAACCGGATACCGCCGCGAAACCGCCACAACAAGAAACATCGCCAGAAAACATGAGCACGACCGAACGACTGTTGCGAATGAAGCGGCAACGATCGGACGACGAGGAACCGACGTGA